One window from the genome of Deltaproteobacteria bacterium encodes:
- a CDS encoding NAD(P)-dependent oxidoreductase: MAQKSILVTGGTGLVGAYVVGMLQERGERPVIFDVAVNERLLRAVGVDPASVETVRGDILDLPQLVSAIRDYDVGQVIHLAAFLGEEVQRRPYTGVRLNLMGTVNVLEAVRLEGVPRITFPSSGTVYLGSMGEGLPTVDETIPINPPSVYAATKGGCEFLGNAYARMYGFEFVCIRYVGGLYGPSPTTMKATREQAIQDMVRAALKREDTVINWPYGPTEILYGKDAARATVLAALKPEHKDRLFHIGCSGMVTGDEILAEVKKQFPESRVTLQKGSDPMSYPANRALTDLSRASEQLGFDAEYTLDKAIADYAETMRKLEGL, from the coding sequence ATGGCACAGAAAAGTATTCTGGTGACCGGGGGCACCGGTCTTGTGGGCGCGTACGTGGTGGGGATGCTGCAGGAACGGGGCGAGCGCCCGGTGATCTTCGACGTGGCGGTGAACGAGCGGCTCCTCAGGGCCGTGGGCGTCGATCCCGCGTCTGTGGAGACGGTGCGCGGCGACATCCTGGACCTGCCTCAACTCGTCAGCGCGATCCGTGACTACGACGTCGGCCAGGTCATCCACCTGGCGGCTTTTCTCGGTGAGGAGGTGCAGCGGCGCCCCTACACCGGCGTGCGCCTGAACCTCATGGGCACCGTCAACGTGCTTGAGGCGGTGCGTCTGGAGGGCGTGCCGCGGATCACCTTCCCCAGCTCCGGGACCGTCTACCTGGGCTCGATGGGGGAAGGGCTCCCGACCGTCGACGAGACCATTCCCATCAACCCGCCGTCGGTCTATGCCGCCACCAAGGGCGGCTGCGAGTTTCTCGGCAACGCCTACGCCAGGATGTACGGCTTCGAGTTCGTGTGCATCCGTTACGTGGGAGGGCTTTACGGACCGTCGCCCACCACCATGAAGGCCACCCGCGAGCAGGCGATTCAGGACATGGTCCGTGCCGCGCTGAAGCGCGAGGACACCGTCATCAACTGGCCCTACGGACCCACGGAGATCCTCTACGGCAAGGACGCCGCCAGGGCGACCGTTCTGGCCGCGTTGAAGCCTGAGCACAAGGACCGGCTCTTCCACATCGGCTGCAGCGGCATGGTCACCGGGGACGAGATCCTCGCTGAGGTGAAGAAGCAGTTTCCCGAGTCCCGGGTCACGCTGCAAAAGGGCAGCGATCCCATGTCCTATCCGGCGAACCGGGCCTTGACGGACCTGTCGCGCGCGTCGGAGCAGCTCGGTTTCGATGCCGAATACACTCTCGACAAGGCCATCGCGGACTATGCCGAGACCATGAGGAAACTTGAGGGGTTGTGA
- a CDS encoding cytidylate kinase family protein, producing MPIITIIRGAFGAGPEVAERVAQDLGCPCVDREVLMEASNRYGIPEAKYEEVLESGPHWWERWRESLRLYRITLQAAMCEMARDGQIVYHGHMGQELLPGISHVLKVLLTAPLEYQVEKVREREGLDEAGGRRYVESVNKARSRRMEAVFGADWRDASRYDLVLNAGQMTVDTLARLIEDAAGRPEYQQTEESGQAFADLSLTSRVQAALIVSPKTRNLNVRVRASEGVVHVSGILTQPALQEEIVAVAKEVPGTTEVETDFESPPVEYMFP from the coding sequence ATGCCGATTATCACGATCATTCGTGGCGCGTTTGGGGCGGGTCCGGAGGTTGCCGAGCGGGTGGCGCAGGATTTGGGCTGCCCGTGCGTGGACCGGGAGGTGTTGATGGAGGCCAGCAACCGGTACGGCATTCCCGAGGCCAAGTACGAAGAGGTGCTGGAGTCGGGGCCGCACTGGTGGGAGCGTTGGCGCGAGAGCCTTCGGCTGTATCGCATCACCCTTCAGGCGGCCATGTGCGAGATGGCGCGTGACGGCCAGATCGTCTACCACGGCCACATGGGACAGGAACTGCTGCCCGGCATCAGCCACGTGCTCAAGGTGCTCCTGACCGCGCCGCTGGAATACCAGGTGGAGAAGGTGCGAGAGCGGGAAGGGCTCGACGAGGCGGGCGGCCGGCGTTACGTGGAGAGCGTCAACAAGGCGCGTTCCCGGCGCATGGAAGCGGTCTTCGGCGCCGACTGGCGCGACGCGTCGCGCTACGACCTGGTGCTCAACGCCGGACAGATGACGGTGGACACCCTGGCGCGGTTGATCGAGGACGCGGCCGGCCGCCCCGAATACCAGCAGACAGAGGAGTCCGGCCAGGCCTTCGCCGACCTGTCCCTGACGTCGCGGGTCCAGGCGGCGCTGATCGTGTCCCCCAAGACCCGCAACCTGAACGTGCGCGTGCGCGCGAGCGAGGGCGTGGTCCACGTCTCCGGCATATTGACCCAGCCCGCCTTGCAGGAAGAGATCGTCGCGGTGGCCAAGGAGGTACCCGGAACCACGGAAGTGGAGACGGACTTCGAATCGCCGCCGGTGGAGTACATGTTTCCGTAG
- a CDS encoding MmgE/PrpD family protein — MSAYASSLTYEDLPPDTVHQTRRRILDSVGCALGAFDAAPCRIARELAPVVQGGGAARILGNGQTTSPESAAFANTAMIRYLDCNDSFVSPGGGHPSDMLPAVLAAAEAAGAPGRAVITALVLAYEIYGQFAERFATREKGWDQGLFIGLASACAAGKVLGLPKDRLAHAISMTAVSQVPLGQTRVGELSMWKGCATAMAVRNGVFAALLARGGMDGPPEPFEGRSGLFEQVTGALQLDGFGDARASVPFKLTDTSIKYFPAQIHTQAGAAMALDLRNEFDLEELERVRIATYKVAVRNAAGEPEKWDPKTRETADHSLPYVVAVALADGALTPASFVAERIADALLRPLMGKVEVGEDPEATRRYPAEQRARMEVELRSGRRLTRAADYPKGHSRNPLSDDELQQKFLGLTTGVLPEPRRGKLLDLLWRFDELENLDPLFEAARVE; from the coding sequence TTGAGTGCCTACGCGTCGTCCCTGACGTACGAGGACCTTCCGCCCGACACTGTCCACCAGACCCGTCGCCGGATACTCGACTCCGTGGGCTGCGCGCTGGGGGCCTTTGACGCGGCGCCATGCCGCATCGCCCGGGAACTGGCGCCGGTGGTGCAGGGCGGCGGCGCGGCGCGAATCCTGGGAAACGGACAGACGACTTCGCCGGAGTCGGCGGCCTTCGCCAACACGGCCATGATCCGTTACCTGGACTGCAACGACAGCTTCGTTTCGCCGGGCGGCGGCCATCCCAGCGACATGCTGCCCGCGGTGCTGGCCGCGGCCGAGGCGGCGGGCGCGCCGGGCCGCGCGGTTATCACCGCGCTGGTGCTGGCCTACGAGATATACGGGCAGTTCGCCGAACGCTTCGCCACCCGCGAGAAGGGCTGGGACCAAGGGCTCTTCATCGGCCTGGCCAGCGCCTGCGCTGCCGGGAAGGTTCTCGGGCTCCCGAAAGACCGGCTTGCTCACGCCATCTCCATGACCGCGGTGTCCCAGGTGCCGCTGGGTCAGACCCGGGTGGGCGAGTTGTCCATGTGGAAGGGCTGTGCCACGGCGATGGCCGTTCGCAACGGGGTGTTCGCCGCGCTGCTCGCCCGAGGCGGGATGGACGGCCCGCCCGAGCCCTTCGAGGGCCGCTCGGGGCTATTCGAGCAGGTGACCGGCGCGCTCCAACTCGACGGCTTCGGCGACGCCCGCGCCAGCGTGCCCTTCAAGCTTACCGACACCAGCATCAAGTATTTCCCCGCGCAGATTCACACCCAGGCCGGCGCCGCCATGGCCCTGGACCTGAGGAACGAGTTCGACCTCGAGGAATTGGAGCGCGTCCGCATCGCGACCTACAAGGTGGCCGTGCGCAACGCGGCCGGCGAGCCCGAGAAATGGGACCCCAAGACACGGGAGACAGCGGACCACAGCCTCCCTTACGTGGTGGCCGTCGCCCTTGCCGACGGCGCGCTCACGCCGGCCAGCTTTGTCGCGGAGCGTATTGCGGACGCGCTTCTCCGTCCGCTAATGGGCAAGGTCGAGGTCGGCGAGGACCCCGAGGCCACCCGCCGCTACCCGGCCGAGCAACGCGCCCGCATGGAGGTCGAGTTGCGTTCCGGACGCCGCTTGACCCGGGCCGCGGACTATCCCAAGGGCCACAGCCGCAACCCACTGTCGGACGACGAGTTACAACAGAAGTTCCTGGGGCTTACCACCGGCGTGTTGCCCGAGCCCCGGCGGGGGAAACTGCTGGATCTCCTGTGGCGATTCGACGAGCTTGAAAATCTCGACCCGTTGTTCGAAGCTGCGCGCGTAGAATGA
- a CDS encoding nucleotidyltransferase family protein: MIVAVVLSAGASSRMGRPKALLPLDGVPFIERIVRALERTEVDRTLVVLGHNAEAMREAIAYLGVDTVVNPDYARGQLSSLHTAIRALDGEPVEAILVHLVDHPFIESRLVDRMIERFRAEEKLIVVPRFNGRRGHPVLFSGKLFPEFLAASLDTGAKPVVRGHPDETLELDTEEAGILVDIDTPEEYRKHVKDT; encoded by the coding sequence GTGATCGTCGCCGTCGTGCTGTCCGCCGGGGCCTCCAGCCGCATGGGAAGGCCCAAGGCGCTCCTGCCGCTGGACGGGGTGCCGTTCATCGAGCGCATCGTGCGCGCGCTGGAGCGCACCGAGGTGGACCGCACCCTGGTGGTGCTGGGCCACAACGCCGAGGCCATGCGCGAAGCCATCGCCTATCTCGGCGTGGACACCGTGGTCAATCCCGACTACGCGCGCGGGCAGCTCTCCTCGCTGCACACCGCCATCCGGGCATTGGACGGCGAGCCGGTGGAAGCGATCCTGGTGCACTTGGTGGACCACCCGTTCATCGAGAGCCGGCTGGTGGACCGCATGATCGAACGCTTCCGCGCGGAGGAGAAGCTCATCGTGGTGCCGCGCTTCAACGGCCGGCGCGGCCATCCGGTACTCTTCTCCGGCAAGCTGTTCCCCGAGTTCCTGGCGGCCTCGCTCGACACCGGCGCCAAGCCGGTGGTGCGCGGTCACCCGGACGAGACCCTGGAATTGGACACCGAAGAGGCCGGGATCCTCGTGGACATCGACACGCCCGAGGAGTACCGGAAGCACGTCAAGGACACCTGA
- a CDS encoding AAA family ATPase: MTPREKLLALREELRQTFLERGELIDGALAALLSAQNLLVIGPPGTAKSMLADELCRRVEGAGYFQWLLTRFTAPEELFGAVSLKGLEQDDYRRVTTRKLPEAHIAFLDEVFKANSSILNSILTIINERRFHNGQQVRDVPLITLFGASNELPEDDELTALYDRFLLRFVVDYIQEDYHFLRMLEAPPRETQVRVDLDELREMQREAEAQPVPGHVHRAMAEVRRQLGKKEIVASDRRYRQSVALMKAHSYLAGDTQVSDQSLLFLEHVLWREPTERANVSSTIREIVLGYEKEAQELLFQAREIGEYVQRPWETEDLRSQALIEGHTKLRNILGRLEQLIEKASDADRPVASVEGMRDEIQTLQKRLLEDL, encoded by the coding sequence ATGACCCCCAGGGAAAAACTGCTGGCATTGCGCGAAGAGCTGCGACAGACCTTTCTGGAACGCGGCGAGCTCATCGACGGCGCTCTCGCCGCGCTGTTGTCGGCGCAGAACCTGCTCGTCATCGGCCCGCCGGGTACGGCCAAGTCGATGCTGGCCGACGAGCTTTGCCGCCGCGTCGAGGGCGCCGGCTACTTCCAGTGGCTGCTCACCCGCTTCACCGCCCCCGAGGAGCTGTTCGGCGCCGTGAGCCTCAAGGGCCTGGAGCAGGACGACTACCGCCGGGTCACCACCCGCAAGCTGCCGGAGGCGCATATTGCGTTTCTGGACGAGGTCTTCAAGGCCAACTCGTCGATCCTCAATTCGATCCTTACCATCATCAACGAGCGCCGCTTCCACAACGGCCAGCAGGTGCGCGACGTACCGCTCATCACCCTGTTCGGCGCCAGCAACGAGCTGCCCGAGGACGACGAGCTCACCGCCTTGTACGACCGCTTCCTGCTCCGGTTCGTGGTGGACTACATCCAGGAGGACTACCACTTCCTGCGCATGCTCGAGGCGCCGCCACGGGAAACCCAGGTGCGCGTCGACCTCGACGAGCTGAGAGAGATGCAGCGCGAGGCCGAGGCCCAGCCCGTGCCCGGCCACGTCCACCGGGCCATGGCCGAGGTGCGCCGGCAACTCGGCAAGAAGGAGATCGTCGCTTCGGACCGGCGCTACCGCCAGTCCGTGGCGCTCATGAAGGCCCACTCCTATCTCGCGGGCGACACCCAGGTCTCGGACCAGAGCCTGCTGTTCCTCGAGCACGTGCTGTGGCGGGAACCAACGGAGCGCGCCAACGTGAGCAGCACCATCCGCGAGATCGTGCTCGGGTACGAGAAGGAGGCACAGGAACTCCTGTTCCAGGCGCGGGAGATCGGGGAGTACGTGCAGCGCCCGTGGGAAACGGAGGATCTCCGCTCCCAGGCCCTCATCGAAGGCCACACCAAGCTGCGCAACATCCTCGGCCGGCTGGAGCAGCTCATCGAGAAGGCTTCCGATGCCGACCGACCGGTGGCCAGCGTGGAAGGTATGCGCGACGAGATCCAAACCCTGCAGAAGCGCCTCCTGGAGGACTTGTAG
- a CDS encoding DUF427 domain-containing protein — MEIVHKPRSYGERTEHWLDFEESPRRVRVRFGGETLADTKRAMLLREAGHVPVYYFPQEDVRMDLLTPNDHHSQCSVKGEASYWDITAGSKTAESAAWSYLDPKPGSRDIAGYLSFYWNRMDGWYEEEDEIFVHARDPYKRVDVLQSSRHVQVTVGGEVVADSTRPRIVLETGHLIRYYLPREDVRADLLEPSDTQSRCPYKGTARYWSVRVGDEVFKDTVWSYEDTIPECPRIKDLMCFFNERVDAIHVDGERLEIPRTKWSRS, encoded by the coding sequence ATGGAGATCGTACACAAGCCCCGAAGCTACGGCGAGCGCACCGAGCACTGGCTCGACTTCGAGGAAAGCCCCCGGCGGGTCCGCGTCAGGTTCGGCGGCGAGACCCTGGCAGACACGAAGCGCGCCATGCTGCTGCGGGAGGCGGGCCATGTCCCGGTCTACTACTTCCCGCAAGAAGACGTGCGCATGGATCTATTGACGCCCAACGACCACCACAGCCAATGCTCCGTGAAGGGCGAGGCTTCCTATTGGGACATCACCGCGGGCAGCAAGACGGCCGAGTCCGCGGCCTGGAGCTACCTCGACCCCAAGCCAGGGTCCCGCGACATCGCCGGGTACCTGTCCTTCTACTGGAACCGGATGGACGGCTGGTACGAGGAGGAGGACGAAATCTTCGTCCACGCCCGGGACCCGTACAAGCGGGTGGACGTGCTCCAAAGCTCGCGCCATGTGCAGGTGACCGTGGGCGGCGAGGTGGTGGCCGATTCCACGCGCCCCCGGATCGTCCTGGAGACCGGGCACCTGATCCGCTACTACCTGCCGCGGGAGGACGTGCGCGCGGACCTGCTGGAGCCCAGCGACACCCAATCCCGGTGCCCCTACAAGGGCACGGCCCGCTACTGGTCGGTTCGCGTGGGGGACGAGGTCTTCAAGGACACCGTCTGGAGCTACGAGGACACCATCCCCGAATGCCCCCGGATCAAGGACCTGATGTGCTTCTTCAACGAACGGGTGGACGCCATCCACGTGGACGGCGAACGGCTGGAGATTCCCAGGACCAAGTGGTCGCGAAGCTGA
- the tadA gene encoding tRNA adenosine(34) deaminase TadA → MEDEAFMALALAEAEAARLEAEVPVGAVVICDGSVIGRGHNRRESHADPISHAEITAIRQAARERTSWRLDDCTLYVTLEPCVMCAGAVVQARVRRLVFGCRDPKGGAVRSLYQVCDDPRLNHQVAVTEGVLAEECGSLLKDFFIALRRAT, encoded by the coding sequence ATGGAGGACGAAGCGTTCATGGCGCTCGCCCTTGCCGAGGCGGAGGCGGCGCGCCTCGAGGCGGAAGTGCCGGTGGGGGCGGTGGTGATCTGTGACGGCTCCGTGATCGGACGGGGTCACAACCGCCGCGAGTCTCACGCGGATCCCATCAGCCATGCGGAGATCACGGCCATCCGGCAGGCCGCGCGGGAGCGGACGTCCTGGCGGCTCGACGACTGCACCCTGTACGTCACCCTGGAGCCCTGTGTCATGTGCGCCGGCGCCGTCGTCCAGGCGCGCGTGCGCCGGCTGGTGTTCGGCTGCCGCGATCCCAAGGGCGGCGCGGTGAGGTCGCTCTACCAGGTCTGCGACGATCCGCGTCTCAACCACCAGGTTGCCGTCACGGAAGGGGTGCTGGCGGAAGAGTGCGGTTCGCTGCTGAAGGATTTTTTCATCGCCTTGCGGCGCGCCACCTGA
- a CDS encoding ABC transporter substrate-binding protein — protein sequence MSRLKLNFACGSYDLLRPLWEKVVEPAGIDLNVMTMPSPERHGRMLRHEEFDACELSLVGYLVAHDQGRDFTAIPAFPHRRFRHSYMVKRTGCGIEKPADLNGRRVALDTLQNSAGLWMRGILQDYYGLDLRTVEWWCQEEEDVPLEPASWMKIRRVPEGRDIDEMLCSGELEGALYPEVLPSIRAGSDKVALLFPDPRQAEVDYYRKSGIFPIMHTVVVKDEILERTPWVAVSVLQALQRAKQVCYERMRDPRSLALVWAKEEIQQQHEIFGPDPWPYSLEDNRPALEAAVRYEFEQGMIKSKPAIEELFFPPSLQEIQHYV from the coding sequence ATGTCCCGGTTGAAGCTGAACTTCGCTTGCGGCAGCTATGATCTCCTGCGCCCGCTGTGGGAAAAGGTGGTGGAGCCCGCGGGCATCGACCTTAACGTGATGACCATGCCGTCGCCCGAACGCCACGGGCGCATGCTGCGCCACGAGGAGTTCGACGCGTGCGAGCTTTCGCTGGTGGGTTACCTCGTGGCCCACGACCAGGGGCGCGACTTCACCGCCATTCCCGCGTTCCCGCACCGGCGCTTCCGCCACAGCTACATGGTCAAGCGCACCGGGTGCGGCATCGAGAAGCCCGCGGACCTGAACGGCAGACGGGTGGCCCTGGATACGCTGCAGAACTCCGCCGGTCTGTGGATGCGCGGCATCCTGCAGGACTACTACGGCCTCGACCTCCGCACCGTGGAGTGGTGGTGCCAGGAGGAAGAAGACGTTCCCCTGGAGCCCGCGTCGTGGATGAAGATCCGCCGGGTGCCGGAAGGCCGCGACATCGACGAGATGCTCTGCTCCGGCGAGCTGGAAGGGGCGCTCTACCCCGAGGTGCTGCCGTCCATCCGGGCGGGCTCGGACAAGGTGGCGCTGCTCTTCCCGGACCCCAGGCAGGCCGAAGTCGACTACTACCGCAAGAGCGGCATCTTTCCGATCATGCACACGGTGGTGGTCAAGGACGAGATCCTGGAGCGCACCCCTTGGGTGGCGGTGAGCGTGCTTCAGGCCTTGCAGCGTGCCAAGCAGGTCTGCTACGAGCGCATGCGCGACCCCCGGAGCCTGGCGCTGGTATGGGCCAAGGAAGAGATTCAGCAGCAGCATGAGATCTTCGGTCCCGACCCCTGGCCCTACAGCCTCGAAGACAACCGGCCCGCCCTGGAAGCCGCGGTGCGGTACGAGTTCGAGCAGGGCATGATCAAGAGCAAGCCCGCCATAGAGGAGTTGTTTTTCCCTCCCTCCCTCCAGGAAATCCAGCATTACGTCTGA
- the bcp gene encoding thioredoxin-dependent thiol peroxidase produces MSSMKHNPGDTAPDFRLPDQEGNPRGLSDYKGKWVLLFFYPKDATPGUTTEARGMRDHISAFDTAKAAVLGISVDPVKSHAKFAAKHELPYPLLADEEKQVVRLYDVWGKKKFMGREYEGTYRMSFLIDPDGRIARIYEKVKPAEHARQVLDDLAELNR; encoded by the coding sequence ATGTCATCCATGAAACACAACCCCGGTGACACGGCGCCGGACTTTCGGTTGCCTGACCAGGAAGGCAATCCCCGCGGGCTCTCCGACTACAAGGGCAAGTGGGTGCTGCTGTTCTTCTATCCCAAGGACGCCACCCCCGGCTGAACGACAGAGGCCCGCGGTATGCGGGACCACATCAGCGCCTTCGACACGGCCAAGGCCGCCGTGTTGGGGATCAGCGTCGACCCGGTCAAGAGCCACGCCAAGTTCGCCGCCAAGCACGAGCTTCCTTACCCGTTGCTGGCGGACGAAGAGAAGCAAGTCGTTCGGCTTTACGACGTCTGGGGCAAGAAGAAGTTCATGGGAAGGGAGTACGAGGGCACCTACCGGATGTCGTTCCTCATCGACCCCGACGGCAGGATCGCCAGGATCTACGAGAAGGTGAAGCCCGCGGAGCACGCGCGACAGGTGCTTGATGATCTGGCGGAGCTGAACCGGTAA
- a CDS encoding ABC transporter substrate-binding protein has translation MMLNLTLACGHYDRTEALRDGRVRPDGIRLNCLTLKVEETFWRMMQHREFDVAETSLGGYVVRRGRGLDDLVAIPAFPSRFFRHSCIFVHGGSGIDAPGDLKGKRIGVPEYQMTAAVWARGALADDYGVRPEDVEWVQGGLEDPGRLPFEPVEPAGIRLSFAPSDRSLAQMLADGDIQALITARTPSTFDPADGKVRRLFQEPWKVERDYFNRTGIFPIMHTVSIRSEILDEHPWVAATLMKAFSEAKDLAVEDLTQTSALPLTLPFLTEHAYQTVATMGEDFWPYGLESNRKTLETFVRYMHEQGMIERPMPIEELFAPSTHRTFRI, from the coding sequence ATGATGCTGAACCTGACTCTGGCGTGCGGCCACTATGACCGGACCGAGGCGTTGCGGGACGGGCGGGTGCGGCCGGACGGCATCCGGCTCAACTGCCTCACCCTCAAGGTGGAAGAAACCTTCTGGCGCATGATGCAGCACCGGGAGTTCGACGTGGCCGAGACTTCTCTCGGAGGCTACGTGGTGCGCCGCGGGCGCGGGCTCGACGACTTGGTGGCCATTCCCGCGTTCCCGTCGCGGTTCTTTCGCCACTCCTGCATCTTCGTGCACGGCGGCTCCGGCATCGACGCGCCCGGGGACCTCAAAGGCAAGCGTATCGGCGTGCCCGAATACCAGATGACCGCGGCGGTGTGGGCCCGGGGCGCGCTCGCGGACGACTACGGCGTGCGCCCGGAGGACGTGGAGTGGGTCCAGGGCGGGCTCGAAGACCCGGGCCGCCTTCCCTTCGAACCCGTGGAGCCCGCGGGCATCAGGCTGAGCTTCGCGCCCTCGGACCGCTCCCTCGCGCAAATGCTCGCCGACGGCGACATCCAGGCCTTGATCACGGCCCGCACCCCGTCCACCTTCGATCCCGCCGACGGCAAGGTCCGGCGCCTGTTCCAGGAACCGTGGAAGGTGGAGCGGGACTACTTCAACCGCACCGGAATCTTCCCCATCATGCACACCGTGTCCATCCGGAGCGAGATCCTCGACGAACATCCCTGGGTCGCCGCCACCCTCATGAAGGCATTCTCCGAGGCCAAGGACCTGGCCGTGGAAGACCTGACCCAGACCAGCGCCCTGCCGCTGACGCTGCCGTTCCTGACCGAGCACGCCTACCAGACGGTCGCGACCATGGGCGAGGACTTCTGGCCCTACGGACTGGAGTCCAACCGCAAAACCCTCGAAACATTCGTGCGTTACATGCACGAGCAGGGGATGATCGAGCGCCCCATGCCCATCGAGGAGCTGTTCGCGCCGAGCACCCACCGGACCTTCCGGATCTGA
- a CDS encoding VWA domain-containing protein has translation MARRKPGKQAAPPPGLPDNANWIESDRYDRHAYGQLRRDAASLRELEQAGEALLPHFPSLLRDVFCLLFKYNIVFAAEADVLPSASVNRTLLDALHGGDVSRILREMTLLDEAKAGLCTLLVGEGLLAMLKSEKPWTRHDMMDTWKLRQQEEEFQKVREMLEHAGELADQEDGAGKEDALAQLQERLKSRLRGEAASIRQKRRQLTEDLDRVENEARARVQASAIRAAQQLEEAAEEAEAWGSALGSGGRLPADRRLELGRRLAGNEKLKKLIRMVGRMKSHALALRKRTFERANEELYSVEQGGSLEHLLPQELVTLHQPVLHRDFQRRLLENELLQYSLRGMEEKRKGPVVVCLDGSSSMAGDKELWSKAVTLTLLELTRRQRRPFRSICFSSRDTALHVLDLNTRRGAEVEPDKLMDLAEHFPGGGTDFEKPLDAALECLKKSRYKKGDIVFITDGECRVSEEWSERFLKEKDRLSFSLFSILIDVGPSSLGTLKEFSDRITTISQLTSEGTRDLFLRI, from the coding sequence GTGGCGCGCCGGAAGCCCGGGAAGCAGGCCGCGCCCCCGCCCGGCCTGCCCGACAACGCCAACTGGATCGAGAGCGACCGCTACGACCGGCACGCCTACGGGCAGCTTCGGCGCGACGCCGCTTCGCTGCGGGAACTGGAGCAGGCCGGGGAGGCGCTCCTGCCCCACTTCCCGTCGCTCTTGCGGGACGTCTTCTGCCTGCTGTTCAAGTACAACATCGTCTTCGCCGCGGAAGCCGACGTGCTCCCCAGCGCGTCGGTCAACCGGACGCTCCTCGACGCGCTCCACGGCGGCGACGTGAGCCGCATCCTGCGGGAAATGACCCTCCTGGACGAGGCCAAGGCCGGCCTGTGCACCCTGCTCGTGGGCGAAGGGCTCCTGGCCATGCTCAAGTCGGAGAAGCCGTGGACGCGCCACGACATGATGGACACCTGGAAGCTGCGGCAGCAGGAGGAGGAGTTCCAGAAGGTCCGGGAAATGCTGGAGCACGCGGGCGAGCTGGCCGACCAGGAGGACGGCGCGGGCAAGGAAGACGCGCTGGCGCAGCTCCAGGAGCGGCTCAAGAGCCGCCTCCGGGGCGAAGCGGCCTCCATCCGCCAGAAGCGGCGGCAGTTGACCGAGGACCTGGACCGGGTCGAGAACGAGGCGCGGGCGCGGGTGCAGGCCTCGGCCATACGCGCCGCACAGCAGCTCGAGGAGGCCGCGGAGGAAGCCGAAGCCTGGGGGTCGGCCCTGGGCTCCGGGGGACGCCTGCCGGCGGACCGGCGGCTCGAGCTGGGGCGGCGGCTCGCGGGCAACGAAAAGCTCAAGAAGCTCATCCGCATGGTGGGCCGGATGAAGTCCCACGCGCTGGCGCTGCGCAAGCGCACCTTCGAGCGCGCCAACGAGGAACTCTACTCGGTGGAGCAGGGAGGCTCCCTGGAACACCTGCTGCCGCAGGAACTGGTGACGCTGCACCAGCCTGTGCTGCACCGGGACTTTCAGCGCCGCCTGCTGGAAAACGAGCTGTTGCAGTACTCGCTCCGGGGCATGGAGGAGAAGCGCAAGGGGCCGGTGGTGGTGTGCCTGGACGGCAGCTCCTCCATGGCCGGCGACAAGGAGCTGTGGTCCAAGGCGGTGACGTTGACCCTGCTGGAGCTGACCCGGCGGCAGCGCCGGCCGTTCCGCTCCATCTGCTTCTCCTCCCGGGACACCGCCCTGCACGTCCTGGACCTGAACACCCGGCGCGGGGCCGAGGTGGAACCGGACAAGCTCATGGATCTCGCGGAGCACTTCCCCGGCGGCGGCACCGATTTCGAGAAGCCGCTGGACGCGGCCCTGGAGTGCCTCAAGAAATCCCGTTATAAGAAGGGGGACATCGTTTTCATCACGGACGGGGAGTGCCGCGTGTCGGAGGAGTGGTCGGAGCGGTTCCTCAAGGAGAAGGACCGGCTGAGCTTCTCGCTCTTCTCCATCCTCATCGACGTGGGTCCCAGCTCGCTGGGGACCCTGAAGGAATTCAGCGACCGGATCACCACCATCAGCCAGCTCACCAGCGAAGGCACCCGCGACCTGTTCCTGCGTATCTGA